The following proteins are encoded in a genomic region of Streptomyces gobiensis:
- a CDS encoding DUF6167 family protein, which translates to MFRRAFWFSAGAAAGVWATTKVNRKLRSLTPESLAARAAGKAVDTGHRLKEFALDVRAGMTQRESELNEALGLTADPDHPAPVRQLPGQARRAQLGPINRTTGKEDH; encoded by the coding sequence ATGTTCCGCCGCGCTTTCTGGTTCAGCGCGGGCGCCGCCGCAGGCGTCTGGGCCACCACCAAGGTCAACCGCAAGCTGCGCAGCCTCACCCCCGAGTCGCTTGCCGCACGCGCCGCCGGCAAGGCCGTTGACACCGGCCACCGGCTCAAGGAGTTCGCCCTCGACGTACGCGCCGGAATGACGCAGCGCGAGAGTGAGTTGAACGAAGCCCTGGGCCTCACCGCGGACCCCGACCACCCCGCACCCGTCAGGCAGCTGCCTGGCCAGGCCCGCCGAGCCCAGCTCGGCCCGATCAACCGTACGACCGGAAAAGAGGACCACTGA
- a CDS encoding DUF948 domain-containing protein, with protein sequence MSGGEVAGLLVAVFWAILVSFLAVVLVRLAQTLKAATKLVTGVTEQAVPLLGEASATVRSAQTQLDRVDAIASDVQEVTSNASALSSTVSTAFGGPLVKVAAFGYGVRRALGRKSTPAPQPRSTVVVSRTVPSARRGGWRRRGGKD encoded by the coding sequence GTGTCCGGTGGAGAGGTAGCCGGCCTCCTGGTGGCTGTCTTCTGGGCGATTCTGGTGTCGTTCCTCGCCGTGGTGCTGGTGAGGCTCGCGCAGACGCTCAAGGCCGCCACCAAGCTGGTGACGGGTGTGACGGAGCAGGCGGTCCCCCTCCTGGGCGAGGCGTCGGCGACCGTGCGCTCCGCGCAGACGCAGCTGGACCGGGTGGACGCCATCGCGTCCGATGTCCAGGAGGTCACCTCCAACGCCTCGGCGCTCTCCTCGACCGTCTCCACTGCTTTCGGCGGCCCGCTGGTGAAGGTCGCGGCGTTCGGCTACGGCGTGCGCCGCGCACTCGGCCGCAAGAGCACACCGGCCCCGCAGCCCCGGTCCACCGTCGTCGTCAGCCGGACCGTTCCGTCCGCCCGGCGCGGCGGGTGGCGGCGCCGCGGTGGAAAGGACTGA
- a CDS encoding ATP-binding protein: MRRIPRPEPGSRDSPAPRRTRGNLPAELNQFVGRRTELERLHQQLADGRLVTVTGVGGVGKTRLAVRAAEQLQDRFRDGVWLVELSMLQDGGLLEHAVGEALGLADATGRPPRSVLVDHLAERRTLLVLDGFEHLVDACASLTHTLLLQAPGLRVLATGRRPMGVTGERTYPLAPMPAPAPRSSGADAAGEGHAAGDAVALFADRAAAVVPEFTVTPENVRDVAELCHQLDGIPLALELAAGRLRALSVRQVLLRLDDRFRLLTGGSRGALPRHQTLRTAIGWSHELCTPEERLLWARLSVFAGHFDLEAAEYVCSGPDLPADELIDVLAELVAQSVVIRDEGTAAGSAVRYRMLDTVRAYGAGWLDTLGDTARMRRRHRDWYMGLATWCELDWFSPRQEEVKEQIDSELPNLRAALEFSLEGTEDTHLGQYLAGTLWFYWAGCGRLAEGRHWLDRALELPSEHGDSRLKALWVVGYTAVLQGDTAGALAALQECRDGAELTGNRLAAAYAQHRTGCLALVSDDMPRAEELIRGALARYREIGELNSNVLMGQVELAMAVAFQGDLAGAVALCEEVQEVCEDHGERWTLAYARYVLAYAAWARGEPDRARELLAECLAINHLFHDLLGLVLAVELMALITSARGDPAEAAVLQGAAGRIWPSVGLKLFGSRYFYAPHVLCEERARAALGTVEYERLLREGARLDLAATVERVLGVREPSRHRGAVPAARTASAHQPSASPAVNGGEAEG; this comes from the coding sequence ATGCGACGCATCCCGCGCCCCGAGCCAGGCTCCCGCGACTCCCCCGCCCCCCGGCGCACGCGGGGCAATCTGCCGGCGGAGCTCAATCAGTTCGTGGGCCGCCGTACCGAACTGGAGCGGTTACACCAGCAGCTCGCCGACGGCCGGCTGGTAACGGTCACCGGTGTGGGCGGGGTGGGCAAGACCCGGCTCGCGGTGCGTGCGGCGGAGCAGCTACAGGATCGCTTCCGCGATGGGGTGTGGCTGGTGGAGCTGTCCATGCTCCAGGACGGCGGGCTGCTGGAGCACGCGGTCGGCGAGGCGCTGGGACTGGCCGACGCCACCGGGCGGCCACCGCGCTCCGTACTCGTGGACCACCTTGCCGAGCGGCGGACGCTGCTGGTCCTGGACGGGTTCGAGCATCTTGTCGACGCGTGTGCCTCGCTCACCCACACCCTGCTGCTCCAGGCGCCGGGCCTGCGGGTGCTGGCCACCGGTCGGCGGCCGATGGGTGTGACGGGCGAGCGGACGTACCCCCTGGCCCCTATGCCCGCACCGGCCCCCCGGAGCAGCGGCGCTGACGCTGCCGGTGAGGGGCACGCGGCCGGTGACGCTGTCGCGCTCTTCGCCGACCGGGCCGCCGCTGTGGTGCCGGAGTTCACCGTTACGCCGGAGAACGTACGGGACGTAGCCGAGCTGTGCCATCAGCTGGACGGGATCCCACTGGCCCTGGAGCTGGCCGCCGGACGGCTGCGCGCGCTGTCCGTACGGCAGGTGCTGCTGCGGCTGGATGACCGTTTCCGGCTGCTGACCGGTGGCAGCCGGGGGGCGCTGCCCCGCCATCAGACGCTGCGTACGGCCATCGGCTGGAGCCATGAGCTGTGCACCCCCGAAGAGCGGCTGCTGTGGGCCCGGCTCTCGGTCTTCGCCGGGCACTTCGATCTTGAGGCGGCTGAGTATGTCTGCTCGGGACCGGATCTCCCCGCGGATGAGCTGATCGATGTTCTGGCCGAGCTGGTCGCGCAGTCCGTGGTGATCCGTGATGAGGGGACCGCCGCGGGGTCTGCGGTGCGCTACCGGATGCTCGACACCGTACGGGCCTATGGCGCCGGATGGCTGGACACGCTCGGGGACACCGCCCGGATGCGGCGGCGGCACCGTGACTGGTACATGGGGCTGGCCACCTGGTGCGAGCTGGACTGGTTCAGCCCGCGGCAGGAGGAGGTGAAGGAGCAGATCGACAGCGAGCTGCCCAATCTGCGGGCCGCCCTGGAGTTCAGCCTGGAAGGCACGGAGGACACTCATCTGGGGCAGTACCTCGCGGGCACCCTGTGGTTCTACTGGGCCGGCTGCGGGCGGCTCGCCGAAGGGCGGCACTGGCTGGACCGCGCCCTTGAGCTGCCCTCGGAGCACGGTGACTCCCGGCTGAAGGCGCTCTGGGTGGTGGGCTATACGGCCGTGCTGCAGGGCGATACGGCCGGCGCGCTCGCAGCGCTTCAGGAGTGCCGTGACGGGGCGGAGCTCACCGGCAACCGGCTGGCCGCCGCGTACGCCCAGCACCGCACCGGCTGTCTCGCCCTGGTCTCCGACGACATGCCGCGTGCCGAGGAACTGATCCGCGGCGCGCTGGCGCGGTACCGGGAGATCGGCGAGCTGAACAGCAATGTGCTCATGGGGCAGGTCGAGCTCGCCATGGCGGTGGCCTTCCAGGGGGATCTGGCGGGCGCGGTCGCGCTCTGCGAGGAGGTCCAGGAGGTCTGCGAGGACCACGGCGAGCGCTGGACGCTGGCCTACGCGCGCTATGTGCTGGCGTATGCCGCCTGGGCCCGGGGCGAGCCGGACAGGGCCCGGGAGCTGCTGGCAGAGTGTCTGGCCATCAACCATCTCTTCCACGATCTGCTCGGCCTGGTACTCGCCGTGGAGCTGATGGCACTGATCACCTCGGCGCGGGGCGACCCGGCTGAGGCGGCCGTGCTGCAGGGCGCGGCCGGGCGGATCTGGCCATCGGTGGGGCTGAAGCTGTTCGGCTCCCGGTACTTCTACGCGCCCCATGTGCTGTGCGAGGAGCGGGCCCGTGCGGCGCTCGGCACGGTGGAGTACGAGCGGCTGCTGCGCGAGGGTGCCCGGCTGGATCTGGCAGCGACCGTGGAGCGCGTGCTGGGCGTACGGGAGCCGTCCCGGCACCGGGGAGCCGTGCCTGCGGCACGGACCGCGTCGGCACATCAGCCCTCCGCCTCCCCGGCCGTGAACGGCGGGGAGGCGGAGGGCTGA
- the rpsD gene encoding 30S ribosomal protein S4: protein MNQSRPKVKKSRALGIALTPKAVKYFEQRPYPPGEHGRGRKQTSDYKVRLLEKQRLRAQYDISERQMARAYDRARKVDGKTGEALIVELERRLDALVLRSGIARTIYQARQMVVHGHIAVNDRKVDKPSFRVRPDDVVTVRERSRGKHPFLVAREGGYAPDGETPRYLEVNLEALAFRLDRDPNRKEIPVTCDEQLVVEYYAR from the coding sequence GTGAACCAGTCGCGTCCCAAGGTCAAGAAGTCGCGTGCCCTCGGCATCGCGCTGACCCCGAAGGCCGTCAAGTACTTCGAGCAGCGTCCCTACCCGCCGGGGGAGCACGGCCGGGGTCGCAAGCAGACCAGTGACTACAAGGTCCGGCTGCTGGAGAAGCAGCGTCTGCGCGCTCAGTACGACATCAGTGAGCGCCAGATGGCGCGTGCCTACGACCGCGCTCGGAAGGTCGACGGCAAGACGGGCGAAGCCCTCATCGTCGAGCTTGAGCGCCGTCTGGACGCGCTCGTCCTGCGGTCGGGTATCGCCCGCACCATCTACCAGGCCCGCCAGATGGTGGTGCACGGTCACATCGCGGTGAACGACCGGAAGGTCGACAAGCCGTCCTTCCGGGTCCGCCCGGACGATGTCGTGACGGTCCGCGAGCGCAGCCGCGGTAAGCACCCCTTCCTGGTGGCGCGCGAGGGCGGCTACGCCCCCGATGGCGAGACCCCGCGCTACCTCGAGGTCAACCTCGAGGCGCTCGCCTTCCGGCTGGACCGGGACCCCAACCGCAAGGAGATCCCGGTCACCTGCGACGAGCAGCTGGTCGTCGAGTACTACGCCCGCTGA